A window of Mucilaginibacter sp. PAMC 26640 contains these coding sequences:
- a CDS encoding sodium:proton antiporter produces MQIQEILTLIIVITASFAYINHRFIKWPPTIGIMVLSLVSSILLVLLGNSNSFLMDKARQLAASVDFENVLMNFMLSFLLFAGAIHIDGAGLKKERWPIIILASASTIISTFIVGGFTYYIFIAFGINVPFIYCLLFGALISPTDPIAVLGILKQAKIPASLELKISGESLFNDGVAVVIFISIAEVAQSGDFSMLSVTKLFLQEAVGGLLFGAVLGYLGYWALRSIDDYKVEVLITLALVTGGYFLAGKLHISGPLAMVVAGIITGNKVRHDHEGMSAVSRDYLNKFWELIDEILNAVLFLLIGLEMLVIKINPVVLMIGGIMIVIVLLARWVSVTVPVFFMLFRIKFERHAVAILTWGGLRGGISVALALSLGTHMYKDEFVLITYMIVVFSILVQGLTIGPLAKRLSNG; encoded by the coding sequence ATGCAGATTCAGGAAATATTAACGCTCATTATCGTAATCACCGCCTCTTTCGCGTATATCAACCACCGTTTTATCAAATGGCCGCCTACTATCGGTATCATGGTGCTTTCACTCGTTAGCTCCATTTTATTGGTTCTTTTAGGCAATTCCAATTCCTTTCTAATGGACAAAGCCCGCCAGTTAGCGGCGTCTGTTGATTTTGAAAATGTGCTGATGAATTTTATGTTGAGCTTTTTACTTTTTGCCGGTGCCATTCATATCGATGGTGCGGGCTTAAAAAAAGAACGCTGGCCAATTATCATCCTGGCTTCTGCCAGCACTATTATTTCTACGTTCATCGTTGGCGGTTTTACCTATTATATTTTCATTGCTTTTGGTATTAACGTACCTTTTATTTATTGCCTGTTATTTGGGGCGCTGATTTCACCTACCGACCCGATTGCCGTACTGGGCATTTTGAAACAGGCTAAGATCCCCGCATCGCTGGAACTGAAGATCTCCGGTGAATCATTATTCAATGACGGTGTGGCGGTTGTTATTTTTATCAGTATTGCCGAGGTGGCACAGTCTGGTGATTTTTCGATGCTGAGCGTTACCAAGCTTTTTTTACAGGAAGCTGTAGGAGGGTTGCTGTTTGGTGCCGTGCTTGGTTATTTAGGTTATTGGGCGCTGCGTTCTATCGATGACTATAAAGTAGAGGTGCTAATTACACTTGCCCTGGTTACAGGCGGCTATTTCCTTGCCGGCAAACTGCATATTTCCGGTCCGTTGGCAATGGTGGTGGCAGGGATTATTACAGGTAATAAGGTTAGGCACGATCATGAGGGCATGTCGGCCGTATCAAGAGACTATCTCAACAAGTTTTGGGAACTGATAGACGAGATCCTCAACGCGGTTCTGTTTTTACTGATAGGGCTGGAGATGCTGGTAATTAAGATCAACCCGGTGGTGCTGATGATCGGTGGTATCATGATCGTTATTGTTTTGCTGGCCCGCTGGGTATCCGTAACGGTGCCTGTATTTTTCATGCTGTTCCGCATCAAGTTCGAGCGGCACGCTGTAGCTATCCTTACCTGGGGCGGTCTGCGTGGCGGCATCTCAGTAGCACTAGCATTATCGCTAGGTACACATATGTATAAGGACGAATTTGTACTGATCACCTATATGATCGTGGTTTTTTCTATATTGGTGCAGGGGCTCACAATCGGGCCACTGGCCAAGAGGTTATCTAACGGGTAA
- a CDS encoding ABC transporter permease — translation MYQIWWKILAVVLIFYTLIGGFLIQVPRLPIMHETIRNTYFHVPMWIAMFTVFTVSVIYSIKYLKSGKEEDDLIAVECANTGLFFFALGLITGMLWAKYTWGEYWSNDPKQNSAAIAFLLYCAYSVLRNSIDEEQKRAKISAIYNIFAFPIMVVLIMVLPRLTDSLHPGNGGNPAFGRLDMDNNMRIVLYPAFIAWALIAVWIATLRYRIRLIEYKKNAVN, via the coding sequence ATTTATCAAATCTGGTGGAAGATATTAGCCGTTGTGCTGATATTTTATACGTTAATTGGTGGTTTCCTGATCCAGGTGCCCCGGTTGCCTATTATGCATGAAACCATTCGCAATACTTATTTCCACGTGCCGATGTGGATAGCCATGTTTACGGTATTTACCGTATCGGTAATTTATAGTATTAAATACCTCAAATCCGGCAAAGAGGAAGATGATCTGATAGCTGTTGAATGTGCCAATACGGGCCTTTTCTTTTTTGCGCTTGGCCTGATAACAGGTATGCTTTGGGCCAAATATACCTGGGGTGAATATTGGAGTAACGACCCAAAACAAAACAGCGCTGCTATTGCCTTTTTGCTCTACTGCGCCTACAGTGTACTTCGTAATTCTATAGATGAGGAGCAAAAGCGCGCAAAGATCTCTGCCATTTACAATATTTTCGCTTTCCCAATCATGGTGGTGCTGATTATGGTACTGCCACGTTTAACCGATTCGCTGCACCCCGGCAACGGTGGGAACCCTGCCTTTGGTAGGCTCGATATGGATAACAATATGCGTATAGTGCTTTATCCGGCCTTTATTGCCTGGGCGTTAATCGCCGTTTGGATCGCAACACTACGCTACCGCATCCGTTTAATTGAATACAAAAAGAACGCCGTAAACTAA
- a CDS encoding DNA mismatch repair protein MutS gives MAKTETKETPLMQQYNAIKAKYPGALLLFRVGDFYETFGADAVKAAGILGIVLTRRANGAATHIELAGFPHHSLDTYLSKLVRAGQRVAICDQLEDPKTTKTIVKRGVTELVTPGVATSDNILTQKNNNYLASLYFEKNTIGIALIDISTGEFLTAQGNTAYIDKLLQSYAPSEVIFPKSRQHDFKDTYGDRFYTYTLDEWPYSGDYAHETLLKHFGVKSLKGFGIDKLSLGIVAAGVALHYLNETEHRNLQHISAIGRIEEDRYLWLDRFSIRNLELVGSANENALTLVDVLDHTCTPMGARLLRRWIVMPLKEIKPINDRLGVVDYLIAQEELRETFQNQIRQIGDLERLISKIGLQKANPREVCQLKKALVAIESIKKIAETTDSEPLRAIGEQLNPCTSICEKIARELHPEPPVMLVKGSVMSDGINEELDRLRKIAFGGKGYLLEIQKREAELTGIPSLKVSFNNVFGYYLEVTHSHRDKVPAEWIRKQTLVNAERYITPELKEYEEQILGAEEKILVLETKLYNDLLYALAEYIKPIQLNAQLIARLDVLLNFATISIKNYYVKPDVNDSRVLDIKGGRHPVIEKNLPLGEEYITNDVYLDSDSQQIIIITGPNMAGKSALLRQTGLIVLMAQMGCFVPAKAASIGLVDKIFTRVGASDNLSSGESTFMVEMNETASILNNLSDRSLILLDEIGRGTSTYDGISIAWSIAEYLHNQTTARAKTLFATHYHELNELSNSFNRIKNFNVSVKEVGQQIIFLRKLVPGGSEHSFGIHVAKLAGMPQKVLNRAHEILKKLENERTGGEHIKESIRKVQKQAVQMQMFSIDDPVLVKIRDTLNNLDVNTLTPVEALMKLDEIQRVIKG, from the coding sequence TTGGCCAAGACTGAAACGAAAGAAACCCCATTAATGCAGCAGTATAACGCCATAAAGGCAAAGTATCCCGGTGCTTTATTGCTTTTTCGCGTAGGTGATTTTTATGAAACCTTTGGCGCGGATGCCGTCAAAGCTGCCGGTATCCTGGGAATAGTGTTAACCCGCCGGGCAAACGGAGCCGCAACTCATATTGAGCTAGCCGGATTCCCGCATCACTCGCTGGATACTTACCTCTCCAAGCTGGTTAGGGCAGGGCAAAGGGTAGCCATCTGCGATCAGCTGGAAGATCCAAAAACAACCAAAACCATTGTAAAGCGGGGCGTAACCGAGTTGGTGACGCCCGGCGTTGCCACCAGCGATAATATCCTCACACAGAAGAATAACAATTACCTGGCTTCGCTTTATTTTGAAAAAAATACGATAGGCATTGCACTGATTGATATCTCTACTGGCGAATTCTTAACCGCACAGGGCAATACGGCATACATCGATAAACTTTTGCAAAGCTATGCGCCGAGCGAGGTTATCTTTCCTAAAAGCCGCCAGCACGATTTTAAAGACACATACGGAGATCGCTTTTATACCTATACGCTGGATGAATGGCCCTACAGTGGCGATTATGCGCACGAAACGCTTTTAAAGCACTTTGGTGTAAAGTCATTAAAAGGCTTCGGCATAGATAAACTTAGCCTTGGCATAGTTGCAGCCGGCGTGGCCCTTCATTACCTCAATGAAACCGAGCACCGTAATTTGCAGCACATTAGTGCCATTGGCCGTATTGAAGAGGACCGATACTTGTGGCTGGACAGGTTCAGTATCCGCAACCTGGAGCTGGTTGGCTCTGCAAACGAGAATGCCTTAACATTGGTTGATGTACTGGATCATACCTGCACGCCTATGGGTGCCCGCCTTCTTCGTCGCTGGATAGTGATGCCCCTGAAGGAAATTAAGCCAATTAATGACCGCCTCGGCGTAGTGGATTATCTCATAGCACAGGAAGAGCTAAGGGAAACCTTCCAAAACCAGATTCGCCAGATAGGAGATCTGGAAAGACTAATCTCTAAAATAGGTTTACAAAAAGCTAATCCCCGTGAAGTTTGCCAGCTGAAGAAAGCATTGGTCGCGATAGAAAGTATTAAAAAGATAGCAGAAACTACCGATAGCGAGCCGCTAAGGGCCATAGGTGAACAACTAAATCCCTGCACATCTATCTGCGAAAAAATTGCCCGTGAATTGCACCCGGAGCCACCGGTAATGCTGGTAAAAGGTTCGGTGATGAGCGACGGTATCAATGAGGAGCTGGATAGGCTGCGTAAGATCGCCTTTGGTGGTAAAGGTTATTTATTGGAGATTCAAAAACGGGAGGCAGAGCTCACGGGCATTCCTTCTTTGAAGGTTTCGTTCAACAATGTCTTCGGATACTATTTAGAAGTAACCCATAGTCACCGGGATAAAGTGCCTGCCGAGTGGATAAGAAAGCAAACGCTGGTGAACGCCGAACGCTATATAACCCCGGAACTTAAGGAATATGAAGAGCAGATCCTAGGTGCCGAGGAGAAGATTCTGGTGCTGGAAACAAAGTTATACAACGACTTGCTATATGCGCTGGCCGAGTACATCAAGCCTATCCAGCTAAATGCACAGTTGATAGCAAGATTAGATGTATTGCTGAACTTTGCTACCATCTCCATCAAAAATTACTATGTAAAACCAGATGTGAACGACAGCCGTGTGCTGGATATAAAGGGCGGCCGCCACCCGGTGATTGAAAAAAACCTGCCGCTGGGGGAAGAGTATATCACTAATGATGTGTACCTCGATTCGGATTCCCAGCAGATCATCATCATTACCGGGCCAAACATGGCCGGTAAGTCGGCGCTGTTACGGCAAACTGGTCTTATTGTGTTGATGGCACAAATGGGGTGCTTTGTTCCTGCTAAGGCCGCATCCATTGGTTTGGTGGATAAGATCTTTACCAGGGTGGGCGCATCCGATAATTTGTCGTCGGGCGAATCTACCTTTATGGTGGAAATGAACGAAACAGCCAGTATCCTCAACAATTTAAGCGACCGGAGTTTGATCTTACTTGATGAGATCGGCAGGGGTACATCAACATATGATGGTATTTCGATCGCATGGTCAATAGCGGAGTATCTGCATAACCAAACTACGGCCAGGGCCAAAACACTGTTTGCTACGCATTATCATGAGTTGAATGAGTTAAGCAATAGTTTTAATCGCATCAAAAACTTTAATGTATCAGTAAAAGAAGTCGGTCAGCAGATCATTTTTCTGCGTAAGCTAGTGCCAGGGGGGAGTGAGCACAGTTTCGGGATCCATGTGGCTAAATTGGCAGGTATGCCGCAAAAGGTACTGAACCGTGCCCATGAGATCCTGAAAAAATTAGAGAACGAACGTACGGGCGGAGAGCATATTAAGGAAAGTATCCGCAAAGTGCAAAAACAGGCGGTTCAGATGCAAATGTTCTCGATAGACGACCCGGTGCTGGTAAAAATCCGTGATACGCTGAATAATTTAGATGTAAATACTCTTACCCCTGTGGAAGCCTTAATGAAGCTGGATGAAATACAGCGAGTGATAAAAGGTTAA
- a CDS encoding glutamate dehydrogenase produces the protein MNINNPTADQDTHFFGDVCKNFDHAAQFTQHDAGLLDQIKSCNSVYRFRFPIRKGNGFEVIDAWRVEHSHHQSPTKGGIRYSEMVNEDEVMALAALMTYKCAIVNVPFGGAKGGIKINPKNYTVGELENITRRYTVELIKKNFIGPSIDVPAPDYGSGEREMSWIADTYATMNPGQLDALGAVTGKPIALHGIAGRREATGRGVAIAVRECVGVAEDMQKIGLTAGLSGKKIIVQGLGNVGYYSAKFLSEFGALIVGLCEFEGAIYNEDGLDVEAVFQHRKATGTILGYAGAKKEFKNTMDGLEQPCDILVPAALENQITSQNVNNIQAKIIAEGANGPTSPEAEEAFYANGGMIIPDMYANAGGVTVSYFEWLKNLSHVAFGRINRRFEETSNLNLVNMVEGITGTALTPMQRSTIIKGASELELVNSGLEDTMIRSYHEIREIYKNNPKVGTLRNAAMVGAINKIAVSYMNLGVWP, from the coding sequence ATGAATATCAATAATCCAACTGCAGATCAGGATACACACTTTTTTGGTGATGTATGTAAAAACTTTGATCATGCAGCACAATTTACCCAGCATGATGCCGGTTTATTAGACCAGATAAAGTCATGTAACAGTGTATACCGTTTTCGTTTCCCAATTAGAAAAGGTAATGGCTTTGAAGTGATAGACGCCTGGCGCGTAGAACACTCTCACCACCAAAGCCCAACCAAAGGCGGTATTCGTTACAGCGAAATGGTGAACGAGGATGAGGTGATGGCACTTGCTGCCTTGATGACTTACAAATGCGCTATTGTAAATGTACCGTTTGGAGGTGCTAAAGGCGGCATCAAAATCAATCCTAAAAATTATACAGTAGGCGAACTGGAAAATATTACCCGCCGCTATACGGTAGAGTTGATCAAGAAAAACTTTATCGGCCCAAGCATCGACGTACCGGCGCCGGATTACGGTTCGGGCGAACGAGAGATGAGCTGGATTGCTGATACCTACGCTACCATGAACCCGGGCCAGCTTGATGCTTTAGGGGCTGTAACAGGCAAGCCTATTGCGTTACACGGTATTGCGGGCAGGAGAGAAGCTACCGGCCGTGGCGTTGCTATTGCCGTGCGCGAGTGCGTTGGCGTGGCAGAGGATATGCAAAAGATAGGCCTTACAGCAGGTTTGAGTGGTAAAAAGATCATTGTTCAGGGCTTGGGTAACGTAGGTTACTATTCTGCGAAATTCCTTTCGGAGTTTGGTGCATTGATCGTAGGCCTTTGTGAATTTGAAGGTGCCATTTATAATGAGGACGGATTGGATGTTGAAGCGGTGTTTCAGCACCGTAAGGCAACGGGTACCATCCTGGGTTATGCAGGCGCGAAAAAAGAATTCAAAAATACAATGGACGGCCTGGAGCAACCATGCGATATTTTGGTGCCGGCTGCTCTGGAGAACCAGATCACGAGTCAGAACGTAAACAATATTCAGGCAAAAATCATTGCTGAAGGCGCGAATGGGCCAACGTCACCGGAAGCTGAGGAGGCGTTTTATGCTAATGGCGGCATGATCATCCCGGATATGTATGCTAACGCAGGTGGTGTTACGGTATCATACTTTGAGTGGTTAAAGAATTTAAGCCATGTGGCATTTGGCCGCATCAACCGCAGGTTTGAGGAAACCTCTAACCTGAATTTGGTAAACATGGTTGAAGGCATTACCGGTACTGCATTAACACCAATGCAACGCTCAACTATTATAAAAGGAGCATCGGAGCTGGAACTGGTTAACTCCGGATTGGAAGATACCATGATCCGTTCCTACCATGAGATCCGTGAGATCTACAAAAATAATCCTAAAGTGGGTACACTGCGCAACGCAGCCATGGTAGGCGCTATTAATAAAATTGCGGTATCTTACATGAATTTAGGTGTATGGCCGTGA
- a CDS encoding cytochrome C biogenesis protein, with the protein MDIDFKGEHLLPGQIGQFFIVLSFGAALLSFLGYFFSTTDDAGKANSQWQKLGRIGFYLNSFSIIGIGVCLFYIIYNHYFEYHYAWAYTSRSLPVRYVISAFWNGQEGGFLLWLFWQAVLGLILIVKSGTWERPVMSVIALSQVVLATMVLGVEIFGAKLGSSPFLLLRNDMEGPIFSNPDYMSFIKDGQGMVPSLQNYWMIIHPPTLFLGFASMVVPFAYAIAGLWQKRYKEWIQPAIPYTLFACMILGTGVVMGSFWAYESLNFGGFWAWDPVENASIFPWITLVAALHVLIVFKNTGHSYFTATFLVLISFVLTWYSSFLNRSGILGDTSVHSFTDLGMFWQLVIGVGIFLALSVWFLVVRWKELPITKKDEETYSREFWMFVGAVFLGLSCFHLIIVTSIPVWNAIFHTNIAPPVEAARMRHYNVIQSSFVFVITILTAVTQFLKYKKTDVTRFFITTAVYLVFAGLIAALIVYASGLYKLNFVFVLVMWGSVYSVIANGKVLADALKGKFKLAGSAVAHIGFGLLMIGALISAGTSTVISINNTGEGFSAEFAKDNNPRENILVYRNEPLKMGDYMVTYTGDSIAAPDHFYKVNYKQMDGAGKVIDEFTLFPKAQVNKGALAASPDTKHYLFHDLYTHITMTNSISVSEEPGKEGEEHDATNDDKAYDAPVPHEVQIGDTIPYREGFIVLKKLNKGVKVENIPLKSDDISVGAELEIVSHGKTYKAEPIYLIKGKGVFDFAKKVDDAGLKLRFSKILPDKNKIEITVYQQPESQKKYIVMKAIKFPYINFFWAGTVIMVIGFFLSILRRNKEQPAKVKTA; encoded by the coding sequence ATGGATATAGATTTTAAAGGTGAACACCTTTTACCCGGGCAAATTGGCCAGTTTTTCATCGTACTATCATTCGGGGCAGCATTACTTTCGTTTTTAGGTTATTTTTTTTCTACTACAGATGATGCCGGAAAAGCTAACAGCCAATGGCAAAAGCTCGGCCGGATCGGCTTTTATCTCAACTCCTTTTCAATCATAGGTATTGGTGTTTGCCTCTTTTATATTATTTACAACCACTATTTTGAATATCATTATGCCTGGGCGTATACTTCCCGGTCGTTACCTGTGCGTTATGTTATTTCCGCATTTTGGAACGGGCAGGAGGGCGGCTTTTTGTTGTGGCTATTCTGGCAGGCTGTTCTAGGGCTAATTCTGATCGTTAAATCAGGAACCTGGGAGCGCCCGGTCATGTCGGTTATTGCTTTATCACAGGTGGTATTAGCTACCATGGTGCTAGGTGTTGAGATCTTTGGTGCTAAATTGGGGAGTTCGCCATTTTTGCTGCTGCGGAATGATATGGAGGGCCCCATCTTTTCCAATCCGGATTACATGTCGTTCATTAAAGACGGGCAGGGAATGGTTCCGTCTCTCCAGAACTACTGGATGATCATTCACCCGCCTACATTGTTCCTGGGGTTTGCTTCCATGGTGGTGCCGTTTGCTTACGCAATTGCCGGCCTTTGGCAAAAACGATATAAAGAATGGATCCAGCCTGCTATCCCTTATACACTGTTTGCCTGTATGATACTAGGTACCGGCGTGGTAATGGGTTCGTTCTGGGCTTATGAGTCGCTTAATTTTGGCGGTTTCTGGGCCTGGGATCCGGTTGAGAACGCCTCTATCTTCCCATGGATTACGCTTGTAGCCGCGCTGCACGTTCTTATTGTATTTAAAAATACCGGCCACTCTTATTTTACCGCAACATTTTTAGTATTGATCAGCTTTGTGCTAACCTGGTATTCCTCATTCCTTAACCGGAGCGGGATTTTGGGTGACACTTCCGTGCACTCCTTTACCGACTTGGGAATGTTTTGGCAACTGGTTATTGGCGTAGGGATATTCCTGGCTTTATCGGTTTGGTTTTTGGTTGTCCGCTGGAAAGAACTTCCAATTACCAAAAAAGACGAAGAAACTTACTCCCGCGAATTTTGGATGTTTGTTGGTGCGGTATTTTTGGGCCTCTCTTGTTTTCACCTGATTATTGTAACATCTATACCGGTTTGGAATGCCATTTTTCATACCAATATAGCACCGCCCGTTGAAGCCGCAAGGATGAGGCATTACAACGTTATCCAATCTTCCTTTGTATTTGTAATTACCATACTTACAGCGGTTACCCAGTTCTTAAAATATAAAAAAACGGACGTTACGCGTTTTTTTATCACTACAGCAGTTTACCTGGTATTTGCCGGGCTGATTGCGGCTTTGATCGTTTATGCCTCGGGCCTTTATAAACTTAATTTTGTATTTGTTCTGGTGATGTGGGGATCGGTATATTCGGTTATCGCCAATGGTAAAGTACTTGCCGATGCGCTTAAAGGTAAGTTTAAACTGGCCGGTTCGGCTGTGGCACACATTGGTTTTGGGTTATTGATGATCGGGGCGTTAATCTCTGCAGGTACCAGTACCGTGATCTCGATCAATAACACGGGCGAAGGCTTCTCAGCAGAATTTGCGAAGGACAATAATCCACGCGAAAATATTTTGGTTTACCGTAACGAACCTTTGAAAATGGGCGACTATATGGTAACCTATACCGGCGACTCTATCGCTGCGCCAGACCACTTTTATAAAGTGAACTACAAGCAAATGGATGGTGCAGGAAAGGTGATTGATGAATTTACTTTGTTCCCTAAGGCGCAGGTGAATAAAGGTGCTTTGGCGGCCTCACCGGATACCAAGCATTACCTGTTCCATGATTTGTATACGCACATCACCATGACCAACTCCATCAGCGTAAGCGAGGAACCTGGTAAAGAAGGTGAGGAGCACGATGCCACCAACGATGATAAAGCCTATGATGCCCCTGTGCCGCACGAGGTGCAGATAGGGGATACCATTCCGTACCGCGAAGGATTCATCGTTTTAAAGAAGCTAAACAAAGGCGTTAAGGTGGAGAACATCCCACTGAAAAGCGATGATATCTCGGTTGGGGCCGAGCTGGAAATTGTATCGCACGGTAAAACCTATAAGGCCGAGCCTATCTACCTGATTAAGGGTAAAGGCGTATTTGATTTCGCTAAAAAAGTGGATGATGCAGGTTTGAAGCTTCGATTCTCCAAAATTTTGCCTGATAAGAACAAAATAGAGATCACCGTTTACCAGCAGCCGGAAAGCCAAAAGAAATATATTGTGATGAAAGCTATTAAATTCCCGTATATTAACTTCTTCTGGGCAGGTACGGTTATCATGGTGATTGGATTCTTCCTGTCGATTTTGAGAAGAAATAAAGAGCAACCTGCAAAAGTTAAAACCGCTTAG
- a CDS encoding cytochrome C biogenesis protein → MKKSSIFGIIVIAIAIAVIISTYSSTSTYGSFSEAKETSSELHVVGKVNKSKELFYEPTKDANYFSFYMKDNKGKECKVVYTGTKPEDFEKSEQIVLTGKMVGNEFHASTILMKCPSKYTQDKLDTKEFKATSKQASI, encoded by the coding sequence ATGAAGAAAAGTTCAATATTCGGGATAATCGTTATCGCTATTGCCATAGCTGTTATCATCAGTACTTATTCAAGTACAAGCACTTACGGGTCATTCAGTGAAGCCAAAGAAACCAGCAGTGAACTGCACGTGGTGGGTAAGGTGAATAAATCCAAAGAATTGTTTTACGAGCCTACAAAAGATGCCAATTACTTTTCGTTTTACATGAAAGATAATAAAGGCAAAGAGTGCAAGGTGGTTTATACCGGCACCAAGCCCGAAGATTTCGAGAAATCGGAACAGATAGTACTGACCGGAAAAATGGTTGGTAATGAGTTTCACGCGTCTACAATCCTGATGAAATGCCCCTCTAAATACACCCAGGATAAGTTAGATACCAAAGAGTTTAAGGCCACATCTAAACAGGCCAGCATTTAA
- a CDS encoding ABC transporter permease codes for MRLFNETFNLLKKEIVLEWRSKYAFNGILLYIVSTVFVCYISFNLNPGFKNSTGYSIVWNILFWIIMLFASVNAIAKSFLQESKGRLLYYYTIARPQAIILSKTIYNSMLMGLLSVLALLVYMVFFPNTVGDLLFYFLAVLMGSISFSTVFTMISAIASKAGNNGTLMAILSFPVIIPVILLLIKVSKTAMDGLDRGLSYGSIGVLAAINVIVIATSLILFPFLWRD; via the coding sequence ATGCGGCTTTTTAACGAAACCTTCAATTTGCTTAAAAAAGAGATCGTCCTGGAGTGGCGATCAAAGTATGCCTTTAATGGTATCCTGCTTTACATCGTATCCACCGTTTTTGTATGCTATATATCATTCAACCTTAATCCAGGCTTCAAAAACAGCACGGGGTATTCTATTGTGTGGAACATTCTGTTTTGGATCATAATGCTATTTGCTTCTGTTAACGCGATTGCGAAAAGCTTTTTGCAGGAAAGTAAGGGGCGATTGCTTTACTACTATACCATAGCAAGGCCGCAGGCTATTATTTTATCTAAAACCATTTACAATTCGATGTTGATGGGCCTGCTGAGTGTTTTGGCGCTGCTCGTTTACATGGTGTTTTTTCCCAATACGGTGGGAGATTTGCTCTTTTACTTCTTGGCTGTTTTAATGGGTAGTATCAGTTTTTCAACAGTATTTACCATGATCTCCGCCATCGCTTCAAAAGCTGGAAACAACGGCACATTAATGGCCATTTTGAGTTTTCCGGTAATTATTCCGGTAATACTGTTGCTTATTAAAGTAAGCAAAACTGCAATGGATGGATTAGACAGGGGACTAAGCTATGGCTCTATCGGGGTGCTGGCTGCAATTAATGTGATCGTGATTGCTACATCGTTGATCTTGTTTCCGTTTTTATGGAGGGATTAG
- a CDS encoding CcmD family protein: MKKLALLAAMLLCFFIANAQPGKDVEMADALRSNGRIYVVVVTITIVFIGLAIYLFSMDRRLRKIEKQD, from the coding sequence ATGAAAAAACTTGCTTTATTAGCGGCTATGCTGCTTTGCTTTTTTATCGCTAATGCCCAGCCGGGTAAGGATGTAGAAATGGCCGATGCCCTGCGGTCAAACGGCAGAATCTATGTGGTTGTAGTAACCATCACCATTGTATTCATCGGCCTGGCTATTTACCTGTTCAGTATGGATCGCCGCCTCAGAAAAATAGAGAAGCAAGATTAA
- a CDS encoding epimerase, translated as MPQNLKVAIIGGTGKAGKYVVKQLLSRNIPVKFLHRSPEELQIDNPLIQFIKGDARDYDALLELLKGCTAIINTVGQPIGEPPLFSDVTTKLLKAMAKLNIRRYISATGLNVDTPLDNKSAKTKFGTDWMYQHYPKTTRDKQVEYELLAASMLDWTLVRLPMIQQTDELPATITSLEDCPGDFISASSLGAWMTDQLTSDKFIRKAPFIANAG; from the coding sequence ATGCCACAAAATTTGAAAGTCGCTATTATTGGCGGCACCGGTAAAGCCGGTAAATACGTTGTTAAGCAATTGCTTAGCCGCAATATCCCTGTTAAATTTCTGCACCGCAGTCCCGAGGAATTGCAGATAGATAACCCCCTCATCCAGTTTATTAAAGGTGACGCACGCGATTACGATGCGCTGCTTGAATTATTGAAGGGTTGTACAGCCATCATTAACACGGTTGGCCAGCCTATAGGCGAACCTCCGCTTTTTAGCGATGTAACTACTAAGTTATTAAAGGCTATGGCCAAACTTAACATCAGGCGTTATATCTCAGCGACAGGCCTAAATGTTGATACCCCATTAGATAATAAAAGCGCCAAAACTAAATTCGGCACCGACTGGATGTACCAGCATTACCCTAAAACCACCCGGGATAAACAAGTGGAGTATGAACTACTGGCAGCAAGTATGCTCGACTGGACACTTGTGCGGCTACCCATGATCCAGCAAACGGATGAATTGCCGGCAACGATAACCAGCCTGGAGGATTGCCCGGGTGATTTCATCAGTGCTTCAAGCTTGGGTGCCTGGATGACAGACCAATTAACGAGTGACAAGTTTATCAGAAAAGCACCGTTTATCGCGAACGCCGGATAA